From the genome of Pirellulales bacterium:
TTTGGCGATTGCTTCCGCCAGCGCCACCGCGCCAGCGCGATCCATATTCATTTTCCAATTCCCAGCGATAAATTTTTTACGCATAGCTACTTTCCGTCAGTCGTATAAAGCCGCGACCGTCGGTCGCGCCGACGGCATCTTACAAATTAACCACGGAGAAGTTCAATTAACCGCAGAGACGCTGAGACGCAAAGAAGGCACGAGGATAAGCGATTTCGAGGAAATCTACTAGGAGTTAAAAGGCGATTGTGTTTTGCCCCTTAAAACAATTGAGCCCATTTGTGGCAAATCCACTCGAAGTCTACTCGCCTGAGTCGGAGCGCGTCATTTCTCCTCTGCGTCTCCGCGTCTCTGCGGTTCAAAAAGAATTAGCCTTCACGTCGCCGGCGGGGCTTTGGCGTAGCTCCCCAGCACAGTTAGCCGGACGGCGCGTCGGGCCAGAAGTTGCGTGGCTTTTTCCACGCGCTTGTCGTGTTGATGCCCTTCCATCTCGACAAAGAATAAATAGCCCCCTTCGGGACGGGAAATGGGGAACGATTCAATCCACGTCAAATTCAGCTTGTTGCGCTTAAACAAATTCAGCGCGTCAGCCAGCGAGCCCGATTTGTGCTGGATTTCGAACATTAGGGCCGTTTTATCTTTTCCGGTGCGTGGACCGGGATGCTGCCCAATGACGGCAAAGCGGGTGACGTTCCCTTGCTGGTCTTCGATGTTTTCGGCCAGCAAATTCAATCCATAATGCACGGCCGCTTGCACGCTGGCGATGGCTGCCGCGCCAGGTTTTTCTTTTGCCAATTGAGCGGCGGTGGTTGTGCTGGTGACTTCCACACTGCGGGCCTGCGGCAAATGCCGGCCCAACCAATTGCGGCACTGCGACAAAGCCTGTGGCCGGCTGTACACTTCCTGCACTTCGCTTCGCTGACACAGCCCGAGCAGGCAATGATGAATTGCCAAATTCACTTCGCCGCAAACGTGAACCGGCAACCGCGTGAAATTGTCGAGCGTATCGGCAATACGGCCGTCAGTGCTGTTTTCGATGGGCACCAGGCCGTAATCGCAATGGCCGCGATTCACTTCTTCAAACACCGCGCCGATGCTGGCCACCGGCACGTAATCGACACTTTGCCCAAACCGCTGGATGGCTGCCAAATGGCTGTAGGTGTAAACCGGGCCCAAGTGGGCCACGCGCAATGTTTTTTCCAGGGCGCGGCTGCCGCTAATCACTTCTCGATACACCGCTTGCACACATTGATTCGACAGCGGGCCCTTGTTGTGCTGCGCCACGCGGGCCAAAACTTCGCATTCGCGAACCGGATCGTACGCCGCTTGCCCGTTGGCTTCTTTTACCTTGCCGATTTTGTGGGCCAAGCTGGCACGCTGGTTCATCAGGGCGACCAGTTGGTGATCGATTTTGTCGATCTTGACCCGCAGCGAAGCCACCGTCGGGCCGCGCGCAGCCGGCGGCGCGCTGCGTGCCGCAGCGGCCTGTTTCTTCGCAACGCGTTTTGATGGTTTGGCTTTAGCCATATTGGGCGTGTGGCTAATGAGACAGTGGCGAGGAGTTTTGGAGAATATGTTGAAAAAGCATAAAAGTCAAAAACCGCTGGCGGAATCTGGCCGTACGAGACTGGGCCGGGCGTTCTCTCGCACCTCACCTTGCAGCCGAAGCGACACGAACAAGCCTACATTACGTGTGTCAATTTGGCAGTTCGGCAGTTTTTCCGGAGGTCGAAATTAAGCCTGGGCGGGCTGTCATTTGCTGTGCCCAAAGCTATATTTGCAAGTAAGTTGCGCCGAATGGGTTTGAGCCATAAAACCCGGCACGGGCTTTGCTTTCTTAACCGGGGACGTTTAAACCCGTCATTTAAATCACCCAAAAATCAACCCGGCCGGTGCGCCCGTTCAGCTCGAAAGTTGAACCCCGAAGCCACTCCGCCGTTCCACAAGGAGCCGTTCA
Proteins encoded in this window:
- the pheA gene encoding prephenate dehydratase, giving the protein MAKAKPSKRVAKKQAAAARSAPPAARGPTVASLRVKIDKIDHQLVALMNQRASLAHKIGKVKEANGQAAYDPVRECEVLARVAQHNKGPLSNQCVQAVYREVISGSRALEKTLRVAHLGPVYTYSHLAAIQRFGQSVDYVPVASIGAVFEEVNRGHCDYGLVPIENSTDGRIADTLDNFTRLPVHVCGEVNLAIHHCLLGLCQRSEVQEVYSRPQALSQCRNWLGRHLPQARSVEVTSTTTAAQLAKEKPGAAAIASVQAAVHYGLNLLAENIEDQQGNVTRFAVIGQHPGPRTGKDKTALMFEIQHKSGSLADALNLFKRNKLNLTWIESFPISRPEGGYLFFVEMEGHQHDKRVEKATQLLARRAVRLTVLGSYAKAPPAT